The Devosia sp. A16 genome includes a window with the following:
- a CDS encoding ABC transporter permease encodes MRLPPILLYIARRLAIGLVVLFGISAVAFSMAYLLPSDPVTSRYPDITNEQRAEMRRQMGLDQPLVVQYARYMQSVFRGEFGRSFGTGNSVAEDLAQRIPATLELASFGIGFGVLVGIPLGLVAAVRRGRPTDHLVRVVNIAIQSVPAFWLGVVLIFLLYFQWRLVPSPIGRLSPMFVSPPPVTGFLTVDALLAGKPDIAWAALRQLMLPALVLGLGVISPLARITRSAMGESLGEDYVTFGRALGLRSRQVVLGDAFRGALVPIVTTLGFVVANVLAGAAIVETVFAWPGIGRYAVTAITTSDMAPVSTCILLIASSVAITNLCVDLSYALIDPRIRHEYAR; translated from the coding sequence ATGCGGCTCCCCCCGATCCTGCTGTACATTGCCAGACGCCTCGCCATCGGCCTCGTCGTGCTGTTCGGCATCAGCGCGGTCGCCTTCTCGATGGCGTATCTGTTGCCGTCCGATCCGGTGACCAGCCGCTACCCCGACATCACCAACGAGCAGCGGGCCGAGATGCGGCGCCAGATGGGCCTCGATCAGCCGCTGGTGGTGCAGTATGCGCGCTATATGCAGTCGGTGTTCCGCGGCGAATTCGGCCGCTCCTTCGGCACCGGCAACAGCGTTGCCGAAGACCTGGCGCAGCGCATCCCGGCGACGCTCGAACTGGCGAGTTTCGGCATCGGTTTCGGCGTACTGGTCGGCATCCCGCTGGGGCTCGTCGCCGCTGTGCGGCGCGGCAGGCCGACCGACCACCTGGTCCGGGTGGTCAACATCGCCATCCAGTCGGTGCCGGCGTTCTGGCTCGGCGTGGTGCTGATCTTCCTCCTCTATTTCCAGTGGCGGCTGGTGCCATCGCCGATCGGCCGGCTGTCGCCGATGTTCGTTTCGCCGCCGCCGGTCACCGGTTTCCTCACCGTCGATGCGCTGCTCGCCGGCAAGCCCGACATTGCCTGGGCCGCACTGCGCCAGCTGATGCTGCCGGCGCTGGTACTGGGGCTCGGCGTCATCTCGCCGCTGGCGCGCATCACCCGCTCGGCCATGGGCGAGTCGCTGGGCGAAGATTACGTCACCTTCGGCCGGGCACTGGGGCTGAGATCAAGGCAGGTGGTGCTGGGCGATGCGTTCCGCGGCGCCCTGGTGCCGATCGTCACGACGCTCGGCTTCGTCGTCGCCAACGTGCTGGCCGGCGCCGCCATCGTCGAGACGGTGTTCGCCTGGCCCGGCATCGGCCGCTACGCCGTCACCGCCATCACCACCTCCGACATGGCGCCGGTCTCGACCTGCATCCTGTTGATCGCCTCCAGCGTCGCCATCACCAACCTCTGCGTCGACCTCTCCTATGCCCTCATCGACCCCCGGATCCGGCATGAATATGCAAGGTGA
- a CDS encoding PIG-L deacetylase family protein, whose amino-acid sequence MNYPLKVLVVEAHPDEAEMYSGGTMRLLADRGAAVKFMSLTNGDAGHYQMDREPLKRRRAREAYTAARHLGVLDYEILDIHDGELVPDLALRTAVISAIRRWQADIVITFHDDCPGHLDNRAAGRAVREASGFCTNGNIVPDVPPLADAPICLKMTDYGAIDVHKHDVVVDVGASIDAKLKACAAHATQFYEFAPFERGFLNEAPVIGDWAAERAFILKYWPEFMYTQPGMAGAGEFAESFQLADYGRKVTAQEVKALLGV is encoded by the coding sequence ATGAATTATCCGCTCAAAGTGCTCGTCGTCGAAGCCCATCCGGACGAAGCGGAAATGTACTCGGGCGGCACGATGCGGCTCCTCGCCGACAGGGGCGCGGCCGTCAAGTTCATGTCGCTGACCAATGGCGATGCCGGCCACTACCAGATGGACCGCGAGCCGCTGAAGCGCCGCCGTGCCCGCGAGGCCTACACGGCGGCCCGGCATCTCGGGGTGCTCGACTACGAGATCCTCGATATCCACGATGGCGAACTGGTGCCCGACCTGGCGCTGCGCACCGCGGTGATCTCGGCGATCCGTCGCTGGCAGGCCGATATCGTCATCACCTTCCATGACGATTGCCCCGGCCATCTCGACAACCGTGCGGCCGGGCGCGCGGTGCGCGAGGCCTCGGGCTTCTGCACCAACGGCAATATCGTCCCAGACGTGCCGCCGCTGGCCGATGCCCCGATCTGCCTGAAGATGACCGATTACGGCGCCATCGACGTGCACAAGCACGACGTGGTGGTGGATGTCGGCGCCTCGATCGACGCCAAGCTCAAGGCCTGCGCCGCGCACGCCACGCAGTTCTACGAGTTCGCGCCGTTCGAGCGGGGCTTCCTCAACGAAGCGCCGGTTATCGGCGACTGGGCGGCCGAGCGGGCGTTCATCCTGAAATACTGGCCCGAGTTCATGTACACCCAGCCGGGAATGGCCGGGGCAGGGGAATTCGCCGAGAGCTTCCAGCTGGCGGATTATGGGCGGAAGGTCACGGCGCAGGAGGTCAAGGCGCTGCTGGGGGTTTAG
- a CDS encoding ABC transporter substrate-binding protein, whose product MSKRRFLPLAAALLTAAASSVALPAIAQTAFAPTPLSPDQVGSGPRLIYLHHEYPATLDPQNTSAFVGQLAMEFFDTLVTYEIDPATGIADQTRIVPRLASSWDISADNKVLTFHLNPAAKFWDGSPVTADDVYWSIERALVGRMGWGTTQIETGGIFKVDQMKVINPQTLEITYPDGLGRYSLRNFASMSLTVMSKAACEAGRTAEDTWCVEWIKKNAMGSGPYMLGEQRNGEYLTAVANKNYWGDAKPFYSEVMFRVVPDAQTRMLLMESGEADFAFMTPNEYAVLAKSPNAKVFSVPSQQDVAVLRWKPDVPPFDDPKIREAVIKAIPYERLVAEVCKGFCTPVQNLVGVNTPGYVADPEFSTDVEAAKKLVAESKYAGNVPSFEVPVVQGSGNMTAGVIIQDALRGIGLDMQIKPLTQNAFDDIAWGKRDLKVSIHSMGPWWNDFMYWAYWMYRTDSATNHIQYSNPTLDKDVLAALLVPQEDTEAYGKLQTEVLGILNGEHLAAPLYQVNWNAAVSSRICNVNKFPWGTITFSWLRPCA is encoded by the coding sequence ATGTCCAAACGCAGATTCCTGCCGCTTGCCGCGGCGCTGCTGACTGCCGCTGCCTCGAGCGTCGCCTTGCCCGCCATCGCGCAGACAGCGTTCGCTCCCACGCCGCTCAGCCCCGACCAGGTCGGCTCGGGTCCGCGGCTCATCTACCTCCATCACGAGTATCCCGCGACGCTCGATCCGCAGAACACTTCGGCCTTCGTCGGCCAGCTGGCGATGGAGTTCTTCGATACGCTCGTCACCTACGAGATCGATCCGGCGACCGGCATTGCCGACCAGACCAGGATCGTGCCGCGGCTGGCGAGCTCGTGGGACATCTCCGCCGACAACAAGGTGCTGACCTTCCACCTCAACCCGGCGGCCAAGTTCTGGGACGGCTCGCCCGTCACCGCCGACGACGTCTACTGGTCGATCGAGCGGGCGCTGGTCGGGCGGATGGGCTGGGGCACCACGCAGATCGAGACCGGCGGCATCTTCAAGGTCGACCAGATGAAGGTCATCAACCCCCAGACGCTGGAGATCACCTACCCGGACGGGCTCGGGCGCTATTCCCTGCGCAACTTCGCCTCGATGTCGCTGACCGTGATGTCGAAGGCGGCCTGCGAAGCCGGCCGCACCGCCGAGGACACCTGGTGCGTCGAGTGGATCAAGAAGAACGCCATGGGCTCGGGCCCCTATATGCTGGGCGAGCAGCGGAACGGCGAGTACCTGACGGCCGTTGCCAACAAGAACTACTGGGGCGACGCCAAGCCGTTCTACTCGGAAGTGATGTTCCGCGTGGTGCCGGATGCGCAGACCCGCATGCTGCTGATGGAAAGCGGCGAGGCGGATTTCGCCTTCATGACCCCCAACGAATACGCGGTGCTGGCGAAATCGCCCAACGCCAAGGTGTTCTCGGTGCCCTCGCAGCAGGACGTGGCGGTGCTGCGCTGGAAACCCGACGTGCCGCCGTTCGATGACCCGAAGATCCGCGAAGCGGTGATCAAGGCGATCCCCTATGAGCGGCTGGTGGCCGAAGTCTGCAAGGGCTTCTGCACTCCGGTGCAGAATCTCGTGGGCGTCAACACGCCCGGCTATGTCGCCGATCCGGAATTCAGCACCGATGTCGAGGCGGCGAAAAAGCTGGTGGCCGAGAGCAAATATGCCGGCAATGTGCCCTCGTTCGAGGTGCCGGTGGTGCAGGGCTCGGGCAACATGACGGCCGGCGTCATCATCCAGGATGCGCTGCGCGGCATCGGGCTCGACATGCAGATCAAGCCGCTGACCCAGAATGCCTTCGACGACATCGCCTGGGGCAAGCGCGACCTCAAGGTTTCCATCCACTCGATGGGGCCGTGGTGGAACGACTTCATGTACTGGGCCTACTGGATGTACCGCACCGACAGCGCCACCAACCACATCCAGTATTCCAACCCGACGCTCGACAAGGACGTGCTGGCGGCCCTGCTCGTACCGCAGGAAGACACCGAGGCCTACGGCAAGCTGCAGACCGAAGTGCTTGGCATCCTCAATGGCGAGCACCTGGCGGCGCCGCTCTACCAGGTGAACTGGAACGCCGCGGTCTCCAGCCGGATCTGCAACGTCAACAAGTTCCCCTGGGGAACCATCACCTTCTCGTGGCTGCGCCCCTGCGCCTGA
- a CDS encoding dipeptide ABC transporter ATP-binding protein: MPDIPALEIVDLSVGYAGENGIIPAVDRVSFNIAPGEFMGLAGESGCGKSTIAQSILRLLRAPGIITGGAIRIAGNDMLSDDDKAVRALRWRTASIVLQNSLTSLNPVKRIEWQLREALDRGGSSVRRTPAELLRMVDIDPKRLRAFPHELSGGQRQRVVIAMALALEPKLIILDEPTTALDVIVQQEIFVTVKALQRQMGFAVLLITHDLPLLFEVADRIAVMRGGKIVETAPVAAFRQHQEHPYSRALLTATPKVDFAVPQVIRPKSVAHPVLETAHLTKAYGTNPLTGRSALVAVNDVSFRLAPAEIVALVGASGSGKSTFGRIVTGLTRPSSGDVLVDGRTPVPVSRRRPHQPRAAQMVFQDVYGSLNPLHTIGHHLRRAVISAPGGDKADVEGRVAALLTEVGLTPTANYLDRRPHELSGGQRQRVGLARALAASPKLLVADEPVSMLDVSIRRDILNLIARLRDEQGVAVLYITHDVVSAGYIADRIAVMHRGQIVEEGPAKAVLADPQHDYTRQLIAAVPGGLGLETSSANPVPVS, encoded by the coding sequence ATGCCTGATATCCCCGCCCTCGAGATCGTCGATCTCAGCGTCGGCTATGCCGGCGAGAACGGCATCATCCCGGCAGTCGACCGGGTGTCGTTCAACATCGCCCCGGGCGAGTTCATGGGGCTCGCCGGGGAATCGGGCTGCGGCAAGTCGACGATCGCGCAATCGATCCTCAGGCTGCTGCGGGCGCCCGGCATCATTACCGGCGGCGCGATCCGCATTGCCGGCAACGACATGCTGTCGGACGACGACAAGGCGGTGCGAGCCTTGCGCTGGCGCACCGCCTCGATCGTCCTCCAGAACTCCTTGACCTCGCTCAATCCGGTCAAGCGGATCGAGTGGCAGCTCCGCGAGGCACTCGACCGCGGCGGCTCGTCCGTCCGGCGGACGCCGGCCGAACTGCTGCGGATGGTCGATATCGACCCCAAACGCCTGCGGGCCTTTCCGCATGAGCTCTCGGGCGGGCAGCGGCAGCGCGTGGTGATCGCCATGGCGCTGGCGCTCGAACCGAAACTGATCATCCTCGACGAGCCGACCACCGCCCTCGACGTGATCGTGCAGCAGGAAATCTTCGTTACGGTTAAGGCGCTGCAGCGGCAGATGGGTTTTGCCGTGCTGCTGATCACCCACGACCTGCCGCTCTTGTTCGAAGTGGCCGACCGTATCGCGGTGATGCGCGGAGGCAAGATCGTCGAGACGGCGCCGGTGGCCGCGTTCCGGCAGCACCAGGAGCATCCCTATTCACGGGCGTTGCTGACCGCGACGCCGAAGGTGGATTTCGCCGTGCCGCAGGTCATCCGGCCGAAATCCGTGGCCCATCCGGTGCTCGAGACGGCGCATCTTACCAAGGCCTATGGCACCAACCCGCTCACCGGCCGCTCGGCCCTGGTGGCGGTCAACGATGTGTCGTTCCGCCTGGCGCCGGCAGAGATCGTGGCGCTGGTCGGCGCCTCGGGCAGCGGCAAATCGACCTTCGGGCGTATCGTCACCGGGCTGACCCGGCCAAGCTCGGGCGATGTGCTGGTCGATGGCCGGACGCCGGTCCCGGTATCGCGCCGCCGGCCGCACCAGCCACGTGCCGCGCAGATGGTGTTCCAGGATGTCTATGGTTCGCTCAACCCGCTGCATACCATCGGCCATCACCTGCGTCGCGCGGTGATCTCGGCGCCGGGTGGGGACAAGGCCGATGTCGAGGGGCGGGTGGCGGCGCTGCTCACCGAAGTGGGCCTGACCCCCACCGCCAATTATCTCGACCGACGCCCGCATGAGCTTTCGGGCGGCCAGCGCCAGCGCGTCGGGCTGGCCCGGGCGCTCGCTGCTTCGCCGAAGCTCCTGGTGGCGGACGAGCCGGTGTCGATGCTCGACGTGTCGATCCGGCGCGACATCCTCAACCTGATCGCGCGCCTGCGCGACGAGCAGGGGGTCGCCGTTCTCTACATCACCCATGACGTGGTCAGCGCCGGCTACATCGCCGACCGCATCGCGGTGATGCATCGCGGCCAGATCGTCGAGGAGGGCCCGGCCAAAGCCGTGCTCGCCGACCCGCAGCACGACTACACGCGCCAGCTCATCGCCGCCGTGCCCGGTGGCCTCGGGCTCGAAACCTCCAGCGCCAATCCGGTTCCCGTATCATGA
- a CDS encoding ABC transporter permease: MSLSETFGAKARRQLLGSIPVAVGLVILGALLAVSALAQVLAPYNAKRATGGINEPPSLAHLFGTTGQGQDVLSQFLYGGQNTLWVAFSIAVLTTLLALIVALTAAYFRGWVDDLLTLVTNVFLVIPGLPLVVVLAAFLPPGPLTMIMVLTITGWAFGARLFRSQALSLREREFIAAAEDVGESRWRIVAVELLPNMGSVVAAYFVNQVIFAITAQASLEFLGLGDGGQITWGSMLFWAQNSSALIRGAWWTFVVPGMAIALTAFSLALINNAVDEIGNPRLRADRLLRRAGVSKPSATLMTPVKRDA; the protein is encoded by the coding sequence ATGTCGCTCAGCGAAACCTTTGGCGCCAAGGCGCGCCGGCAACTCCTCGGTTCGATCCCCGTGGCGGTCGGGCTGGTCATTCTCGGCGCGCTCCTCGCGGTCAGCGCGCTGGCGCAGGTGCTGGCGCCATACAATGCGAAACGCGCCACCGGCGGCATCAACGAGCCGCCGTCGCTGGCCCACCTGTTCGGCACCACCGGGCAGGGGCAGGACGTGTTGAGCCAGTTCCTTTATGGCGGGCAGAACACCCTCTGGGTGGCCTTCTCCATCGCCGTGCTGACGACGCTGCTGGCATTGATCGTCGCGCTCACCGCCGCCTATTTCCGCGGCTGGGTCGACGACCTGCTGACGCTCGTCACCAACGTCTTCCTCGTCATTCCCGGGCTGCCCCTGGTGGTGGTGCTGGCGGCGTTCCTGCCGCCCGGGCCGCTGACCATGATCATGGTGCTGACCATTACCGGCTGGGCCTTCGGAGCGCGATTGTTCCGCTCGCAGGCGCTCAGCCTCAGGGAGCGCGAGTTCATCGCCGCCGCCGAGGATGTGGGCGAGAGCCGCTGGCGCATCGTCGCCGTCGAGCTGCTGCCCAATATGGGCTCGGTGGTCGCCGCCTATTTCGTCAACCAGGTGATCTTCGCCATCACCGCGCAGGCCTCGCTCGAATTCCTCGGGCTCGGCGATGGCGGGCAGATCACCTGGGGCTCGATGCTGTTCTGGGCGCAGAACAGCTCCGCGCTGATCCGCGGCGCCTGGTGGACCTTCGTCGTCCCCGGCATGGCGATCGCCCTAACCGCCTTCTCGCTGGCGCTGATCAACAACGCGGTCGACGAGATCGGCAACCCGCGGTTGCGGGCCGACCGGCTGCTGCGCCGCGCCGGCGTCAGCAAACCGAGCGCCACGCTCATGACCCCGGTGAAGCGCGATGCCTGA
- a CDS encoding ABC transporter permease encodes MYYIAKRLAFYVLAAFVAITVNFFLPRLTPGDPASTIVATYSTSLNAESLAALKAAYGLTDEPLLQQYVTYLGNVLRGDFGRSLSNFPAPVMAVIGAGFGWSILLGLTSVLLSFVLGSVLGAIAAWRRGGWFDRLTPPVLLFLGSFPYFFLALLLFYVFCFKLGWFPMGNAYSSVNPPALNLQGIGDILMHLIAPAFTIVLVSLGPWTLNMRNAMIGVLSEDYLTLAEAKGLKPRRVLLSHAVRTALLPNITALGAAVGAVFSGQLLTEIVFTYPGLGYALMRAVSAVDYPLMQALFLIITLSVLAANFLVDTLYVLLDPRVRTGGEA; translated from the coding sequence ATGTATTACATTGCGAAGCGATTGGCGTTCTATGTGCTGGCGGCGTTCGTCGCCATCACCGTCAACTTCTTCCTGCCGCGGCTGACCCCGGGCGATCCGGCGTCGACCATCGTCGCCACCTATTCGACTTCGCTCAACGCCGAGTCGCTGGCGGCGCTGAAGGCGGCCTACGGGCTCACCGACGAGCCGCTGCTGCAGCAATACGTGACCTATCTGGGCAATGTGCTGCGCGGCGATTTCGGCCGCTCGCTGTCCAATTTCCCCGCACCGGTCATGGCGGTGATCGGCGCCGGGTTCGGCTGGTCGATCCTGCTCGGCCTCACCTCGGTGTTGCTCAGTTTCGTGCTCGGCTCGGTGCTCGGCGCCATCGCGGCCTGGCGGCGCGGCGGCTGGTTCGACCGGCTGACGCCACCGGTGCTGCTGTTCCTCGGCTCGTTCCCGTACTTCTTCCTGGCGCTGCTGCTGTTCTACGTCTTCTGCTTCAAGCTCGGCTGGTTCCCGATGGGCAACGCCTATTCGAGCGTCAACCCACCGGCGCTGAACCTTCAGGGGATCGGCGACATCCTGATGCATCTGATCGCGCCAGCCTTCACCATCGTGCTGGTGTCCCTCGGGCCGTGGACGCTCAACATGCGCAACGCCATGATCGGCGTCTTGAGCGAGGATTACCTGACGCTCGCCGAAGCCAAGGGGCTGAAGCCGCGGCGGGTGCTGCTGTCGCATGCGGTGCGGACGGCGCTGCTCCCCAACATCACGGCGCTCGGCGCCGCGGTGGGGGCGGTGTTCTCTGGGCAGCTCCTCACCGAAATCGTCTTCACCTATCCCGGCCTCGGTTACGCGCTGATGCGCGCCGTCAGCGCCGTCGATTATCCGCTGATGCAGGCGCTGTTCCTCATCATCACCCTGTCGGTGCTGGCGGCGAATTTCCTCGTCGACACGCTCTACGTGCTGCTCGATCCGCGGGTGCGGACGGGCGGGGAGGCCTAG
- a CDS encoding sugar phosphate isomerase/epimerase family protein: MTVTDIPEIRVGIDGRKFPRAAELGPLGLIERCAELGHAGVFFRTVLDVSPTLDQGFLAAVKQRADELGLYLEMGLGKINPYNTPEAPEVREVGKGDYLLGMTRMIEATTAVGCTALWGDTANYQRHDWGLHAIDRYRTDVDWPDQLDATRKFLLKLKPVLRDRGASIAVETHEEITTAEIVRLIEQVGADALGVTLDLANVVVRGEDPVAATRRVAPYVKKTHMRDIVLFARPLGLERQTRACGDGVIDWQAVLGALFAAGSFPNFTIENVWGSDKNQIPLFDPDWQARQPDAELGEILELIRLSRLFEDGVAVGTMIAPDAYFSPDPDLDELEGFVTRSGATLKAAAAALRMNVSKE, translated from the coding sequence ATGACAGTGACAGATATCCCCGAAATCCGCGTCGGCATCGACGGACGGAAGTTCCCCCGCGCCGCCGAACTCGGCCCGCTGGGGCTGATCGAACGCTGCGCCGAGCTCGGGCATGCCGGCGTGTTCTTCCGCACCGTGCTCGACGTCTCGCCGACACTCGACCAGGGCTTCCTCGCCGCAGTGAAGCAGCGGGCCGACGAGCTCGGGCTCTACCTCGAAATGGGGCTGGGCAAGATCAACCCCTACAACACGCCCGAGGCGCCGGAGGTCCGCGAGGTCGGCAAGGGCGATTACCTCCTCGGCATGACCAGGATGATCGAGGCGACCACCGCGGTCGGCTGCACGGCTTTGTGGGGGGATACCGCCAACTACCAGCGGCACGACTGGGGCCTTCATGCCATCGATCGCTACCGCACCGATGTCGATTGGCCCGACCAGCTCGACGCAACGCGAAAGTTCCTGCTGAAGCTCAAGCCGGTGCTGAGAGACCGTGGCGCCAGCATCGCGGTCGAGACACATGAGGAGATCACCACGGCGGAGATCGTGCGGCTGATCGAACAGGTCGGCGCCGATGCGCTGGGGGTGACGCTCGATCTCGCCAATGTGGTGGTGCGCGGCGAGGACCCGGTGGCAGCGACCCGGCGGGTCGCGCCCTATGTGAAGAAGACCCATATGCGCGACATCGTGCTGTTCGCCCGCCCGCTCGGGCTGGAGCGGCAGACGCGCGCCTGCGGCGACGGGGTGATCGACTGGCAGGCAGTGCTCGGCGCGCTGTTCGCCGCCGGCAGCTTTCCCAATTTCACCATCGAGAATGTCTGGGGCTCGGACAAGAACCAGATCCCGCTGTTCGACCCCGATTGGCAGGCTCGCCAGCCGGATGCCGAACTGGGCGAGATCCTCGAACTGATCCGCCTGTCGCGGCTGTTCGAGGACGGCGTCGCCGTCGGCACGATGATCGCCCCCGACGCCTATTTCTCGCCCGATCCCGACCTCGACGAACTCGAAGGGTTCGTCACGCGCAGTGGCGCGACCCTCAAGGCGGCAGCCGCTGCGCTGCGCATGAACGTTTCAAAGGAGTAA